Below is a genomic region from Macaca thibetana thibetana isolate TM-01 chromosome 1, ASM2454274v1, whole genome shotgun sequence.
TCATGGGGAGATCACTGGCTAAGGGGAAAGAAGCTCCCGTGTATCCctgaatgactttgatgagaagATGCAGGTGAAGTTGTGGAACGAGGTGAGCTAATTATCCTCATCCATTCATGGTCCTGATGAACCCTGAAACTGCTACTTGCTCTTGGGTGGATACTTTGactggcagggtggggaaggtggcACAGGAGGACATTTCTGCTGGCActgctgaggtgggcagggctCTGGACACTTTGGTGGTGGGCAGGGCTCAGGGCACTTCGGGGGTGGACATGGCTCTGGGCACTTTGGCGTGGGGCACACAGGAGGTGGCTGGCAGGGCTGCTTGCACTGCTGCTGTTGATAAGACATCCTGCTGGAGTCTCAGAATCTGAAAGAAATGATACGACAGTGTTCACAGGAAGGGCCTCTCACAAAGAAAAGCCAACGTTTATGTAATACTATGGGATATTATTTCTCCAATctccaaaaaattatttaaactcctCATTCCCTTTTCATGACTCTGGTTTATCCTTTCCAC
It encodes:
- the LOC126935282 gene encoding small proline-rich protein 2A codes for the protein MSYQQQQCKQPCQPPPVCPTPKCPEPCPPPKCPEPCPPPKCPEPCPPQQCQQKCPPVPPSPPCQSKYPPKSK